In Candidatus Woesearchaeota archaeon, a genomic segment contains:
- a CDS encoding RNA polymerase sigma factor — translation MTTAYISINSDLATRIAEGDHDALGQLYRQHAARLFTTVYYRLPERERYRAEDIVQEAFLKLWEHRDGLDPDSNIEGYLYTTARNLVCNVQRREYIVRFSSLDEMSTLDNGNELPLPVTGDAYAPDSITVQAEIRAKVERALEQLPAHYRQALTLVDVQERSYQEVAEMLGVPQGTLKSRLSRARKAVQTDLTRRGISPELFER, via the coding sequence ATGACAACAGCATACATCTCCATTAATAGTGATCTTGCGACCCGCATAGCAGAAGGAGATCATGATGCACTTGGTCAACTCTATAGGCAACATGCTGCCCGTTTATTCACGACCGTCTACTATCGTCTTCCCGAACGAGAAAGATACCGGGCTGAAGATATTGTCCAGGAGGCCTTTCTAAAGTTATGGGAACACCGAGATGGGTTGGATCCAGATAGCAACATTGAAGGATACTTGTACACAACAGCAAGAAACCTTGTTTGTAATGTGCAGCGGAGAGAATACATTGTACGTTTTTCATCGCTTGATGAAATGAGTACTTTAGATAATGGTAATGAGCTACCTCTACCAGTTACTGGAGATGCATACGCTCCAGATAGTATAACTGTTCAAGCAGAAATTAGGGCAAAAGTGGAACGTGCTCTCGAACAATTACCAGCACACTATCGACAAGCACTTACCTTAGTTGATGTTCAAGAAAGAAGCTATCAGGAAGTTGCAGAGATGTTGGGAGTTCCTCAAGGTACGTTGAAATCACGATTGTCACGAGCAAGAAAGGCAGTTCAAACCGATCTTACCCGCAGAGGCATTAGTCCAGAGTTATTCGAGCGATAA